A portion of the Lolium rigidum isolate FL_2022 chromosome 1, APGP_CSIRO_Lrig_0.1, whole genome shotgun sequence genome contains these proteins:
- the LOC124674669 gene encoding ribosomal RNA small subunit methyltransferase G: MSLCCCSAGSRRLLLPRLFLGQHHQLRRPLLHLPAASTAAAAVSSSTASLSPAQQRQVSLYVDALLEWNQRMNLTAITDESGVMTRHVADSLAVLPPLERTYTSRGGDVAGISLIDVGSGAGLPGLILAVARPSWKFTLLESMRKRCTFLEHAVEVMELSNVDIVCDRAENVGQSHDFREAFDVAAARAVAELKVLAEYCLPLVRVGGLFIAAKGHDPHEEIRSAKAAVHKLGASMLDLCNVESMGPHGQRTAVVYLKERTTPKKYPRHPGTPSKTPL, translated from the exons ATGTCGCTCTGCTGCTGCAGCGCGGGAAgccgccgcctgctcctcccACGCCTCTTCCTTGGCCAGCACCACCAGctccgccgccccctcctccacctTCCCGCCGCCTCAACCGCAGCCGCAGCGGTCTCTTCCTCCACGGCGTCCCTCTCGCCGGCACAGCAGCGCCAGGTCTCCCTCTACGTGGACGCACTCCTCGAATGGAACCAG AGGATGAACCTTACCGCCATCACAGACGAGTCCGGGGTCATGACGCGCCACGTGGCAGACTCCCTCGCGGTCCTGCCGCCGCTCGAGCGCACGTACACCTCCCGCGGCGGCGACGTTGCCGGCATCAGCCTTATCGATGTCGGCTCTGGCGCCGGGCTACCCGGACTCATCCTTGCTGTTGCGCGGCCAA GCTGGAAATTTACGCTGCTGGAGTCGATGCGGAAGCGGTGCACGTTCTTGGAGCATGCGGTTGAAGTCATGGAGCTGTCGAATGTGGATATAGTCTGTGACCGAGCTGAG AACGTTGGCCAAAGTCATGATTTCAGAGAGGCATTTGATGTAGCAGCTGCAAGAGCCGTTGCAGAACTCAAAGTTCTAG CCGAGTACTGTCTCCCGTTGGTCCGTGTCGGTGGTTTATTTATAGCTGCTAAAGGGCACGACCCTCAT GAAGAAATAAGAAGCGCAAAAGCTGCAGTTCATAAACTTGGTGCATCCATGCTAGATTTGTGCAATG TTGAATCAATGGGACCTCATGGCCAACGAACGGCAGTTGTATACCTGAAGGAACGAACTACTCCAAAGAAATACCCTCGGCATCCAG GTACTCCTTCTAAGACACCATTATGA